A single window of Chitinophagales bacterium DNA harbors:
- a CDS encoding methylmalonyl-CoA mutase family protein, whose product MNTPPTPYKTKHNVRIVTAGSLFDGHDAAINIMRRIMQASGAEVIHLGHNRSVAEIVDTAIQEDAQAIAITSYQGGHTEFLKYMYDLLQQKGAGHIKIVGGGGGTILPSEIEELHQYGIARIYSPDDGRSLGLQGMINDVLQRADYPLGETLNGEVGKLSVNLSGVAETSAKTVESSPTSNGFGDTSNGKQKSSTNLENDKILAIARLITAAENNTIDAYKQSEINQLAAKSNAPIVGMTGTGGAGKSSLVDELVRRFLMDFPDKKIAILSVDPSKRKTGGALLGDRIRMNSIHHPNVYMRSLATRQANLSLSKHITDAVQIVKAAGYDFILLESSGIGQSGSEIVDYADVSLYVMTPEYGAASQLEKIDMLDFADLITVNKFDKRGALDAVRDVKKQYQRNHQLWTTDFNDLPVFGTIASQFNDPGTNRLYKALMATVSVKTNTDFTSTIDLPIGDSQKQYIIPPKRVRYLSEISDNNRSYDQWVKEQSEIAQKLYGLQLATDQLKEDENTSKALQAAYQNLQRQLSPENQDLLDQWQQKVQNYKNEEFVYQVRGRDIRVKTHTKSLSHNMIPKISLPRYKAWGDILTWNLQENVPGEFPFTAGVFPFKRAGEDPTRMFAGEGGPERTNKRFHYVSLGLPAKRLSTAFDSVTLYGEDPDHRPDIYGKVGNSGVSVCSLDDAKKLYSGFDLAAKNTSVSMTINGPAATICAFFMNAAIDQACEKYIAENGLQHLVEAKLKEVYDDKGLPRPQYNGDLPKGNDGLGLQLLGLSGDQILDADVYQNLKAKALSSVRGTVQADILKEDQAQNTCIFSTEFSLRLMGDVQQYFIDHKVRNFYSVSISGYHIAEAGANPISQLAFTLSNGFTFIEYYLSRGMNIDDFAPNLSFFFSNGTDPEYAVIGRVARRIWAKALKHKYGANDRSQKLKYHIQTSGRSLHAQEIDFNDIRTTLQALYAIYDNCNSLHTNAYDEAITTPTEESVRRAMAIQLIINKELGLATNENPLQGSFIIEELTDLVEEAVLMEFDRLTERGGVLGAMEKMYQRSKIQEESMYYEHLKHSGELPIVGVNTFLSKDGSPTILPREVIRATTEEKELQIANLQTLQKAHADKAAAALKRLQQKAVRNDNIFEELMETVKYCSLGQITKALYEVGGQYRRSM is encoded by the coding sequence ATGAATACCCCTCCAACTCCCTACAAAACCAAACACAACGTTAGAATCGTCACTGCAGGTTCACTCTTTGACGGACACGATGCCGCCATCAACATCATGCGCCGCATCATGCAAGCATCTGGCGCAGAGGTCATTCACTTAGGACACAATCGAAGTGTAGCCGAAATTGTGGACACTGCCATACAAGAAGACGCACAAGCCATCGCCATCACTTCCTATCAAGGCGGTCACACCGAGTTTTTGAAGTACATGTACGATTTGCTACAACAAAAAGGCGCAGGACACATCAAAATCGTTGGCGGAGGCGGAGGAACCATTTTGCCTTCCGAAATTGAAGAACTGCATCAATACGGCATTGCCCGCATTTATTCACCCGATGATGGGCGTTCATTGGGCTTACAGGGAATGATCAACGATGTGCTGCAAAGAGCAGATTATCCTTTGGGAGAAACATTGAATGGAGAAGTAGGCAAGTTGTCGGTGAACCTTTCAGGTGTCGCCGAAACGTCTGCCAAAACAGTGGAAAGTTCGCCGACATCCAACGGATTCGGCGACACTTCGAACGGCAAACAAAAGTCGTCTACAAATTTAGAAAACGATAAAATATTAGCCATCGCCCGCCTCATCACCGCAGCCGAAAACAACACAATTGACGCATACAAACAATCCGAAATCAATCAATTGGCTGCAAAATCCAATGCGCCCATCGTAGGAATGACAGGAACAGGAGGCGCAGGAAAATCTTCATTGGTCGATGAATTGGTGCGTCGTTTTTTGATGGATTTTCCCGACAAAAAAATCGCCATATTGTCCGTCGACCCCTCCAAACGCAAAACAGGAGGCGCATTGTTGGGCGACCGAATCCGCATGAATTCCATACACCATCCCAATGTTTATATGCGTTCTTTGGCGACTCGACAAGCCAACCTTTCGCTCTCCAAACACATCACCGATGCCGTCCAAATCGTCAAGGCAGCGGGCTACGATTTCATCCTTTTGGAGTCTTCGGGCATTGGTCAGTCGGGTTCCGAAATTGTGGATTATGCCGATGTGTCATTGTATGTGATGACCCCCGAATATGGTGCCGCTTCGCAGTTGGAAAAGATTGACATGCTGGACTTTGCAGACTTGATAACGGTTAATAAATTTGACAAACGTGGGGCTTTGGATGCGGTGCGAGATGTCAAAAAACAATACCAACGCAACCATCAATTGTGGACTACGGACTTCAATGATTTACCCGTTTTTGGCACAATCGCTTCGCAATTCAACGACCCAGGCACCAACCGCCTCTACAAAGCATTGATGGCAACGGTCAGCGTCAAAACCAACACCGATTTCACTTCAACGATTGACCTTCCTATTGGCGACAGTCAAAAACAATACATCATTCCTCCAAAACGGGTGCGCTATCTTTCCGAAATTTCGGACAACAACCGCAGCTATGATCAGTGGGTGAAAGAACAATCAGAAATTGCACAAAAACTGTATGGACTGCAATTGGCGACCGACCAATTGAAGGAAGATGAAAACACTTCAAAGGCTTTGCAGGCTGCTTACCAAAACCTTCAAAGACAACTTTCTCCCGAAAACCAAGATTTGCTCGACCAATGGCAACAAAAAGTGCAAAACTATAAAAACGAAGAGTTTGTCTATCAGGTTCGAGGGCGAGACATTCGGGTAAAAACCCACACCAAAAGTTTGTCACACAACATGATTCCCAAGATTTCGCTGCCCCGCTACAAGGCATGGGGCGATATTTTGACATGGAATTTGCAGGAAAATGTACCAGGCGAATTTCCCTTTACCGCAGGTGTTTTTCCCTTCAAACGAGCAGGCGAAGACCCAACTCGAATGTTTGCAGGAGAAGGCGGTCCAGAGCGCACCAACAAACGCTTTCACTATGTATCCTTGGGTTTGCCCGCCAAGCGATTGTCGACCGCTTTTGATTCGGTGACTTTATACGGTGAAGACCCCGACCACCGCCCTGATATTTACGGAAAAGTTGGTAATTCGGGCGTATCGGTTTGCAGCTTGGACGATGCCAAAAAACTGTATTCAGGTTTTGATTTGGCAGCCAAAAACACTTCCGTTTCGATGACGATTAACGGCCCTGCTGCCACGATTTGCGCCTTTTTTATGAACGCAGCGATTGACCAAGCGTGTGAAAAATACATTGCAGAAAATGGTTTGCAGCACTTGGTTGAAGCCAAATTGAAGGAAGTGTATGACGACAAAGGTTTGCCAAGACCGCAATACAATGGTGACTTGCCGAAAGGCAATGATGGTTTGGGGCTGCAATTGTTGGGCTTATCGGGCGACCAAATTTTGGATGCCGATGTCTATCAAAACCTTAAAGCCAAAGCCTTGTCTTCGGTTCGGGGAACGGTTCAAGCGGACATATTGAAGGAAGACCAAGCACAAAACACTTGCATTTTCAGCACCGAATTTTCGCTCCGATTGATGGGTGATGTGCAGCAATATTTCATTGACCACAAGGTTCGCAATTTCTATTCTGTGTCCATCAGCGGCTACCACATTGCAGAAGCAGGCGCAAATCCGATTAGTCAATTGGCGTTCACGCTCTCCAATGGCTTCACTTTCATCGAATATTATTTGAGCAGAGGCATGAACATTGACGATTTTGCCCCCAATTTGTCCTTCTTTTTCTCTAACGGAACCGACCCAGAATATGCGGTGATTGGTAGAGTGGCACGAAGGATTTGGGCAAAGGCATTGAAGCACAAATATGGCGCAAATGACCGTTCTCAAAAACTAAAATACCACATCCAAACTTCGGGTCGCTCACTTCACGCCCAAGAAATTGACTTCAACGACATTCGCACTACGCTGCAAGCTCTCTATGCGATTTATGACAACTGCAATAGCTTGCATACCAATGCCTACGATGAGGCGATTACCACTCCAACGGAAGAATCGGTGCGCCGAGCAATGGCGATTCAGTTGATTATCAACAAGGAATTGGGTTTGGCAACCAACGAAAATCCATTGCAGGGTTCGTTCATCATCGAAGAATTGACCGACTTGGTGGAGGAAGCCGTTTTGATGGAATTTGACCGACTTACCGAGCGTGGTGGCGTTTTGGGCGCGATGGAAAAAATGTACCAACGCAGCAAAATTCAAGAGGAAAGTATGTACTACGAACACCTGAAACATAGTGGTGAATTGCCGATTGTTGGGGTCAATACTTTCTTGAGCAAAGATGGTTCACCTACAATTTTGCCTCGTGAGGTGATTCGTGCAACGACCGAAGAAAAGGAACTTCAAATCGCCAATCTGCAAACCCTTCAAAAAGCTCATGCCGACAAAGCTGCTGCTGCTTTGAAACGCCTACAACAAAAGGCTGTTCGCAACGACAATATTTTTGAGGAGTTGATGGAGACTGTGAAGTACTGTTCTTTGGGGCAGATTACCAAGGCTTTGTATGAGGTTGGTGGGCAGTATCGGAGGAGTATGTAA
- a CDS encoding VOC family protein, which yields MNLGGFSTSLTVKDLKTSKEFYEALGFSVFHGDESQGWLIMKSPSCNIGLFQGMFEKNILTFNPGWDENASPVESYTDVRKIQKNLKEKGIKIVNEVDETGSGPGSFSVIDPDGNPILIDQHV from the coding sequence ATGAACTTAGGAGGATTTTCTACCAGCCTTACAGTCAAAGATTTAAAAACGTCAAAAGAATTTTACGAAGCATTGGGTTTCAGTGTTTTTCATGGTGATGAAAGCCAAGGCTGGCTCATTATGAAAAGTCCAAGCTGCAATATTGGACTCTTTCAAGGAATGTTTGAAAAAAATATTTTGACCTTCAATCCTGGATGGGACGAAAATGCAAGTCCTGTTGAGTCTTATACGGATGTGAGAAAAATCCAAAAAAATCTGAAAGAGAAAGGGATCAAAATTGTCAATGAAGTGGACGAAACGGGTTCAGGGCCAGGTAGTTTTAGTGTGATTGATCCAGATGGAAATCCGATTTTGATTGACCAGCATGTTTGA
- a CDS encoding slipin family protein, with protein MRIFKKEYQVKPNTTGFLYRNNQFEQKLNSGYYKVWDWKNRTELFTLPETSKLITVTNQEVLTKDNIALRFSFNVLYKIVDGHKFLSKFALDRPIPFIIQEAEQRLYNIVQIFIRKRIAEMDSETLNEKRNELTDFKTEEMVIQVDEFGIEIEEAQLRDLTFPKSIQDLFSKHLEAKIRSKSELENARTTVATARALKNASELMKDDDNIKFFQIIETISKIADKGKHTFMIGDLQQLTKK; from the coding sequence ATGAGAATATTTAAAAAGGAATACCAAGTAAAACCAAACACAACGGGCTTTCTTTACCGAAACAACCAATTTGAACAAAAGCTAAATTCTGGTTATTATAAAGTTTGGGACTGGAAAAACAGGACAGAATTATTTACACTTCCTGAAACTTCTAAACTGATTACCGTGACCAATCAAGAAGTATTGACGAAGGACAATATCGCTCTAAGGTTTTCATTCAATGTTCTTTACAAAATAGTAGATGGACACAAGTTTTTAAGTAAGTTTGCACTGGATCGACCTATTCCATTCATTATACAAGAAGCAGAGCAAAGGCTTTACAATATCGTTCAAATTTTTATACGCAAACGGATTGCAGAAATGGACAGTGAGACCTTGAATGAAAAACGCAATGAACTAACTGACTTCAAAACCGAAGAAATGGTTATTCAAGTTGATGAGTTTGGAATCGAAATAGAAGAAGCACAATTGCGGGATTTGACCTTTCCAAAATCCATTCAAGACTTGTTTTCCAAACACTTAGAAGCAAAGATTAGATCAAAATCAGAACTTGAAAATGCAAGAACAACAGTTGCGACTGCAAGGGCTTTGAAGAATGCTTCTGAGTTGATGAAAGACGATGACAACATTAAGTTCTTTCAAATCATTGAGACCATTTCAAAAATTGCAGACAAAGGAAAGCATACTTTTATGATTGGAGATTTACAGCAACTAACAAAAAAGTAA
- a CDS encoding tetratricopeptide repeat protein — protein sequence MPRKKRRSLKDKLATQKQKAFIGREEQLAIFRVNFSGNASDDALYNIFNIYGQGGVGKSALSRQYERVAKENNALVAFFDLESDIKDIPALMAEIVRQLQTQNVKFSAFDKKYKSYRQEKEQLERDPEAPKGIEGTIGRTLTKVGMEELKKLPGGHLVEMLPTDAIAEHVGDVISFIRKKITNKDELELLLEPVKVLTPLFIEEVSECAEDKDICLIFDTYEVAFPKLDDWLRHIFNSQYGEFPENVLMVISGRDELSEKWSDFKSILHKIPLERFTEVEAIAFLKNQNITNESVIQTIVEISDRLPMLMVLLADKAPETPDQVAHASESAVERFLKWIPNTQEREIILATALPRAINQDIVEELMGVLEMDKKQCHHYYQLLNSQPFVQQRGDIKTYHPVVKDQMLRYQYQRSPRTWSKQHYALATYFENRAANLGLNTFQSQYTNDTWLQFTIEASYHRLCANFEKELPNVVEKMAIHWKNIIKEYDMLLWTDTIAKTGELVNEEKWSRFIQKGIAASIADEKEVAFIFFETINRQKWIKEPVAASFFYFQEACYTYDIKKSIELYKKAIELNPQDANFYLFLGFAYIEQEELNKAIKYIKIYQKSIELNSNSHLFAYLALILAYSAQSELKKAMKLLRKAIELLNPQDANTYNKFGYIYKELGDLSSAIEYFKKAIEIDPKDATSYNGLGSAYKEQGELTKAIVQFEKTIELNPQNLAAYNNLGSAYSDQGELEKAIAHYLKAIELNPQYADAYHSIGWIQLEKYFNLEKALSYFLKAWEVSNQNMSHAAMNIGHVYLLKEEIKIAIDWYRKSIPLWKDVDIFFKGMEGDYVDLKMEERGVEKGIYEEILRQLREGV from the coding sequence ATGCCCAGAAAAAAGCGCAGAAGCCTCAAAGACAAATTAGCCACCCAAAAGCAAAAAGCTTTCATCGGACGAGAAGAGCAGTTGGCAATTTTTCGGGTCAACTTCAGTGGAAATGCCTCCGATGATGCACTCTATAATATCTTCAACATCTACGGGCAAGGGGGAGTAGGCAAATCTGCCCTTTCTCGCCAATACGAACGTGTGGCAAAAGAAAACAACGCATTGGTCGCCTTCTTTGACTTGGAAAGCGACATCAAAGACATTCCTGCACTAATGGCAGAAATCGTGCGCCAACTGCAAACACAAAATGTCAAATTCTCAGCTTTTGACAAAAAATACAAAAGCTACCGACAAGAAAAAGAACAGCTCGAAAGAGACCCCGAAGCTCCAAAGGGAATAGAAGGAACTATTGGGAGAACCCTGACTAAAGTCGGGATGGAAGAACTCAAAAAACTGCCAGGGGGACATTTGGTAGAAATGCTGCCAACCGATGCCATTGCAGAACATGTGGGAGACGTGATAAGTTTTATCCGCAAGAAAATCACCAACAAAGACGAGTTGGAATTGCTTTTAGAACCTGTCAAAGTACTTACTCCCCTCTTCATTGAAGAAGTAAGTGAATGTGCAGAAGACAAGGATATTTGCTTGATTTTTGATACCTATGAAGTTGCCTTTCCAAAATTGGACGATTGGTTGCGTCATATTTTTAATTCCCAATATGGAGAATTCCCCGAAAATGTGCTGATGGTCATCAGTGGGCGTGACGAACTTTCGGAGAAATGGAGCGATTTCAAATCCATCCTTCACAAAATACCACTCGAACGCTTTACTGAAGTAGAAGCTATTGCGTTCCTAAAAAACCAAAATATCACAAACGAATCTGTCATTCAAACGATTGTTGAAATATCTGACAGATTGCCCATGTTGATGGTGCTGCTTGCGGACAAAGCCCCCGAAACGCCCGATCAAGTCGCCCATGCCTCAGAAAGTGCCGTAGAGCGATTCCTAAAGTGGATTCCCAATACTCAAGAACGAGAAATCATTTTGGCGACTGCCCTTCCTCGTGCCATCAATCAAGACATCGTTGAAGAATTAATGGGTGTATTGGAAATGGACAAAAAACAATGCCACCACTACTACCAACTCCTCAACAGTCAGCCCTTTGTCCAACAGCGAGGTGACATCAAAACCTACCACCCTGTGGTCAAAGACCAAATGCTTCGCTACCAATACCAACGCTCTCCACGTACTTGGTCGAAACAGCATTACGCTTTGGCTACCTATTTTGAAAATAGGGCTGCCAATCTCGGTTTGAATACCTTCCAAAGTCAATACACCAACGATACATGGCTTCAATTCACCATTGAAGCAAGTTACCACCGTTTATGTGCAAACTTTGAAAAAGAACTGCCCAATGTCGTAGAAAAAATGGCGATTCATTGGAAGAATATTATAAAGGAATATGATATGCTTCTTTGGACAGATACAATTGCCAAAACGGGAGAATTGGTTAATGAAGAAAAATGGAGTAGGTTTATTCAAAAGGGAATTGCAGCTTCTATTGCTGATGAAAAAGAAGTCGCTTTCATTTTTTTTGAAACAATCAATCGACAAAAATGGATAAAAGAACCTGTAGCTGCAAGTTTCTTCTACTTTCAAGAAGCGTGTTATACTTATGACATAAAAAAATCCATAGAACTTTATAAAAAAGCCATAGAACTGAACCCACAAGATGCTAACTTTTACTTATTTCTTGGTTTTGCTTATATTGAACAGGAGGAACTCAACAAGGCTATAAAATATATCAAAATCTATCAAAAATCCATAGAACTCAATTCTAATTCCCACCTATTTGCTTATTTAGCTCTTATTCTTGCTTACTCCGCACAATCCGAGCTTAAAAAAGCCATGAAACTTCTTAGGAAAGCCATAGAACTACTCAATCCACAAGATGCCAATACTTACAATAAATTTGGATACATATATAAGGAATTGGGAGATTTGAGTAGTGCTATCGAGTATTTTAAAAAAGCCATCGAAATCGACCCCAAAGATGCCACTTCTTACAATGGTTTGGGAAGTGCTTATAAAGAGCAAGGGGAATTGACAAAAGCAATAGTACAATTTGAAAAAACTATCGAACTCAATCCACAAAATCTCGCCGCCTATAATAATTTGGGAAGTGCTTATTCTGACCAAGGGGAATTGGAAAAAGCGATTGCTCACTATTTGAAAGCCATCGAACTCAATCCCCAATATGCCGACGCCTACCATAGCATAGGCTGGATTCAATTAGAAAAGTATTTCAACTTAGAAAAAGCTTTGTCTTACTTTTTAAAGGCTTGGGAAGTTTCTAATCAAAATATGAGCCACGCCGCTATGAATATAGGGCATGTTTATTTGTTGAAAGAAGAAATAAAAATTGCCATAGATTGGTATCGGAAAAGTATTCCATTATGGAAGGATGTAGATATATTTTTCAAGGGAATGGAAGGGGATTATGTGGATTTGAAGATGGAGGAACGAGGGGTTGAAAAAGGAATTTATGAAGAAATTTTGAGGCAACTTCGGGAGGGAGTATAA
- a CDS encoding restriction endonuclease: MLTIEEFTHILLKDINSNLKENFGYTVEKSIYLVAKKFKYTIPDNTTKRGFRIINGKRNVCKKIASIAEEYLHQCGFLLKDYKNNWAITPTGLSFLKKRLGVSSLVKRFHQSKNWSKLHENKYDALQMVLENISIDVFVNDLDKYIDTDVNDILMKKICSFNERELEYVIAKIISDITGGEAQITRYSKDGGIDGVIKINNGFFGYIILIQVKHYSNKSIPLKDVRSFAGAVSDNKEYPNARGIFFTTSRFTKDALSYTKSHSTPIVLTNLEQFVNTMIDNEVGIFNTALGFRIDSHYFSEIRKDLRRLKREK; this comes from the coding sequence ATGCTTACAATAGAAGAATTTACTCATATTTTACTTAAAGATATTAATTCCAACTTGAAAGAAAACTTTGGCTATACAGTAGAGAAGTCGATATATTTAGTAGCCAAAAAATTCAAATATACTATACCTGATAACACAACGAAAAGGGGTTTTAGAATAATTAATGGTAAAAGGAATGTTTGTAAAAAAATAGCCTCAATTGCAGAAGAATATTTACATCAATGTGGTTTTCTTTTGAAAGATTACAAGAACAATTGGGCAATCACTCCTACGGGGTTATCTTTTTTGAAAAAAAGACTTGGTGTATCCTCTTTAGTTAAGCGGTTTCACCAATCAAAAAACTGGAGTAAGTTGCATGAGAATAAATATGATGCGCTTCAAATGGTATTAGAAAATATAAGTATTGATGTATTTGTAAACGATTTAGATAAATACATTGATACTGATGTAAATGACATTTTAATGAAAAAGATATGTTCGTTTAATGAGAGAGAGTTAGAATATGTAATCGCTAAAATTATTTCCGATATTACAGGTGGAGAAGCTCAAATAACAAGATATTCCAAAGATGGAGGAATTGACGGAGTTATTAAGATTAATAATGGTTTTTTTGGTTACATAATACTCATTCAAGTTAAACATTATAGCAACAAAAGCATTCCTTTAAAGGATGTTCGTTCATTTGCAGGGGCAGTTTCCGATAATAAAGAATATCCCAATGCAAGAGGAATATTTTTTACAACATCAAGATTTACAAAAGACGCATTGAGTTATACTAAAAGTCACAGTACTCCAATTGTCTTGACTAATTTAGAACAATTTGTAAATACTATGATAGATAATGAAGTAGGCATATTTAATACTGCCTTAGGTTTTAGAATAGATAGTCACTATTTCTCTGAAATTAGAAAAGACCTAAGGAGATTAAAGAGGGAAAAGTAA